ACGATTTGAATTTCAGTATTAAGAAATTCTTTTATTTGTACATGTAAAGCAGCAAGAGGTCCAAACTTCATCTCTTCGTTAATATGTTTTGGCAAAGTATTAAGATAAGACGCATATTCATTTGAAGTAAGAGTATTTCCTTCTAAACTTTGTTTTTTTAGAACACTTTTGTCATTGGGTAAATTAACTGCTTTTTCTTGCAACATTGCCAATAAAGCCTCAGAACTTTTAGGTAAAATTCCCACATCATAACCTTCTTTTTTAAGCTTATTTAGAATTTCAAAAAGTGTAGCTGGAACATTTAAATTATCTGCACCAATATTATGACGTCCGGGAGGATGGTTGTAATATATTATGGCAAGTTTTTTGTTTTTATTTTTTATTTTCTTTAACAAAATCCAACGTTTTGATTTTTTGACTATATTCTTCACTTCATCATCAAGTACTTTAATCTTTAACAGCAATAAACCCGTGCGCTCATCTTTACTTGAACCTTCACTCATTGCTAAGATATGAACCTGCCCAATTCCCTGTAATTCTGGCATTGAGATACGATAATGTACTGAATTAATAGCTAAACCAGTAGAAGAAAGTTTATAGGCATAACTTGTACTATCAAGTACTCTTAGTGCTTTTAAAATAGGCACATTTAATTTTTTAAAACTGTCATTCACTTCTAATCTAGACTCTCCTCCACCAATTACAAAATCATGTAAAGATATAATAGAATAATGTTTTCCATCACCTACTTTATCTACAAGCTTCTCAATATTTTTAAGTGCCAAATAACTTGCTTTTCCCCATGAACTTAAAACAGAAACAACTTGTAAAGAAGGCGCATATGTTTGTATCTTATCATGGATTTCCCAAGAAGACGAGCTATCAGCCCTATCATTATCTAATACAAATAAAATATCTTTATTCTTATCTAATATAATATTATCAATTTTATCGTAGGTTTTAGAAGCATTAGCATTAAGGAAATAACGTATTTGTTTTAATTCTTTAATATCTGGCCACTCATTATTATTTAAAGTACTTTTAAATAAAAAAGAAAATAAATTTGAAATATTTTCAATTCCTCGATTTTCCCAATAGGCTCTTGCTTGTAAATAAAATGAAAAAGAGGGAAATTCTTTTTGTTTTTTATTTAAATAATCTAAATAAGATGCTGTGCTATTATTTTTATTTAATAATTCAAGGGGGAAATTTTTATAAGGTGTGAAAAAAGAATCTTGGTTTATATTTAATAAACGTCTATCCCCTTGCAAAGAAATAACCATTTGCTTATTTTGATAATTTAGGCCAGAAAGTTTTTCAATTATTTCTCCAAAAACAGAGCTAAATAAGATAATATCAGCTTTGTTAATATATGAATTTAATTCATCCAAGCTCATTTGCAATACTTGGGAAACACTTCTTATCTTGATATTATTAGGCGAATCTTTCATATAATATTTTGCAGCTGTATTTATAGAAGATGCAGAACGGTCAGATACTACGACAAACATTTCTTTCTGAAGAGAAGAGCTTTGGGCATTAAGGAAAACAAAAGAAAGGCATAAAAAAAGTAATTTATAAAACATATCTATCCTATTAAAAATTTAATAACACAGAAAGCGGAATGCTAGGCAATAATATTAGTATATACTAAGATTTCAAGACACCCCGCCTGATCTGTATTGATAAAATTAAGTCGGTCTCCGGGCTAAACGCACTTTTTCAAAACAAAATATTCCTTCCCATTAAAAAACAGTGGCTTATATTTTGTCATAATAAAATATTATATACGTAGTACCGTTGCGGGGGCAGCATAGGCTTTTAACCTATTTCCCATGAATTAAAATAATTCACTTAATTAAATTATTTCGAATGTTACCTTATTTTTACTTAATAAAAAAATAATTATTATTTAAAGTAAATAAAAAGGATTAAGAAAACTTTTTAGAAAACTCATTTAGAATATTTTTATAATCATTGTTTTTGTGTTTCTCTTGAAACCACAAAGGAAGTATTTCCAATAAAAATTCATATCTTAATATCATCATACAAAAAGAATCGTAAACGCAGGATGCATCTTCATTAGCATACTTAATTTGCGCCTCACTTAAAACATCTCTTTCCCAATTGGACCTGGCTATATTTTTTGACTTTTGAAGTTTTAAATCAAGAAATAATAAACATGCTTTTTTAGCTCCTAATTCATTAGGCGAAAAAAGTTTATCTTTAAATAAAATCCCAAAATCTATGCAAGCATTCATTCTGCAATTAAACTCTTTGTATAATACTTGAAGATCATTTTTTAAACCAATACCAACTTTTATTATATTTTTATTTGAAAGAATCATTAATAAAGAAGAAATGTTTTTAATTTTTTGTACCTGAAAAATATAAGAATTATTCGCATCGCATAATTGAATAATTGCAATTTTACTTTCTGGAACTCCTTTTTTAAAAACAGGTTTCTGTTCCGTATCAAAGCCTAAGATTTTTGATTTATTTATTAAAGGAATTATTTCTTTAAGATCATTATCGTTATTTATAATGTATTCTTTTCTATTAGTATTATGATATAAATTTTTATTAGAAT
The genomic region above belongs to Campylobacteraceae bacterium and contains:
- a CDS encoding 3'-5' exonuclease domain-containing protein 2, whose protein sequence is MSNNISDSFINKKRLSLIETLCGSDELDNIKNLLNECFDNIISNKSTSTYKLLSFISSLDNIHTLDDSNKNLYHNTNRKEYIINNDNDLKEIIPLINKSKILGFDTEQKPVFKKGVPESKIAIIQLCDANNSYIFQVQKIKNISSLLMILSNKNIIKVGIGLKNDLQVLYKEFNCRMNACIDFGILFKDKLFSPNELGAKKACLLFLDLKLQKSKNIARSNWERDVLSEAQIKYANEDASCVYDSFCMMILRYEFLLEILPLWFQEKHKNNDYKNILNEFSKKFS